From Hoeflea sp. 108:
TTTTCCTTGATCGAGCGGATCAGCGTGTCGTGGTCCCCGCCATAGAGATCGGTGCGGCCCACCGATCCGCGGAACAGCACGTCGCCGACATGGGCGAACTTGGCGTCACGGTGGTAGTAGACGACATGGCCGGGCGCGTGGCCCGGGCAATGCAGCACCTCGAAGACGTGGCTGCCGAAAGATACGGTCTCGCCATCGGCCAGGAACCGGTCGGGGGTGCAGTTGCGCACGCCGCTCATGCCGAATTTCTGGCCCTGGGTCACAAGGTTGTCGAGCAGCGGCTTGTCGGCCTCGTGCGGCCCGATGATGTCGACGCCGAGCGCTTCCTTGAGCTCCATCGCCCCGCCGGCATGGTCGATATGGCCATGCGTCAGCCAGATCGCCGTGACCTTGATGCCGTTGTCCTTGAGCACCGACAGGATGGTGTCGACGTCGCCGCCGGGATCGACGACCACGCCCGTCTTGTCCTCGACGTCGAAGAGGATGGTGCAATTCTGCTGGAAGGGCGTGACCGGCACGATCCCTGCGTTGAGCTGTCCCATGATTGTCCTTTCACAACTTTGCTCCGGACATAGGCACAGACGACGCGCGC
This genomic window contains:
- a CDS encoding MBL fold metallo-hydrolase, which gives rise to MGQLNAGIVPVTPFQQNCTILFDVEDKTGVVVDPGGDVDTILSVLKDNGIKVTAIWLTHGHIDHAGGAMELKEALGVDIIGPHEADKPLLDNLVTQGQKFGMSGVRNCTPDRFLADGETVSFGSHVFEVLHCPGHAPGHVVYYHRDAKFAHVGDVLFRGSVGRTDLYGGDHDTLIRSIKEKLLPLGDDIGFICGHGAGSKFGDERRGNPYLV